The following proteins are co-located in the Fusobacterium perfoetens genome:
- the trhA gene encoding PAQR family membrane homeostasis protein TrhA, protein MKRSLEEILNAITHYTGAIFSLIGLILIVTHSVKIGKIGYTFGCVIFGLALIFLYMMSGTYHILVNEKLKKLFRKLDHIGIYILISASYTPYIFTILDGKTRWIVFFIQWGCTLLGIVYKIFFTGKLKLLSTIIYLIMGWMVVFVFKDVKASLSVLSFNYLVAGGIVYTVGTIFYMMKNLKYSHVIWHIFVIFGSLFNYLSIYYIAETV, encoded by the coding sequence ATGAAAAGAAGTCTTGAAGAAATCTTAAATGCCATAACACATTACACAGGAGCTATCTTTTCTTTGATAGGTCTTATATTAATAGTAACACATTCTGTGAAAATTGGGAAGATTGGTTATACTTTTGGTTGCGTGATATTTGGTTTGGCTCTAATTTTTCTTTATATGATGTCAGGTACATATCATATTTTGGTAAATGAAAAATTAAAAAAATTATTTAGAAAGCTTGACCATATAGGAATATATATTTTAATATCAGCTTCCTATACACCTTATATATTTACTATTTTAGACGGCAAAACTAGATGGATAGTTTTTTTTATTCAATGGGGTTGTACACTTCTTGGAATAGTTTATAAAATATTTTTTACAGGAAAACTAAAACTTTTATCTACTATTATATATCTAATAATGGGTTGGATGGTTGTTTTTGTATTTAAAGATGTGAAAGCGTCACTTAGTGTTTTATCATTTAATTATCTTGTTGCAGGAGGAATAGTTTACACAGTTGGAACGATATTTTATATGATGAAAAATTTAAAATACAGCCATGTAATTTGGCATATATTTGTAATATTTGGAAGTTTAT
- a CDS encoding nitroreductase family protein gives MEKDIFLKNRSYRTFSNERINKGELLMMVENARLSASARNSQNIRYALVENEETCDKIFSLTKWAGLLEWNPSLEESPVAYIVMCLPNDKTLNMNYNYFDMGLSAQNILLTAVSMGYGGCILGAFNKKEVHDLLNIPENYNCEILIALGKPLEISTVVDAVEGNIDYYRDVEKRHNYVPKIPLNELIF, from the coding sequence ATGGAAAAAGATATTTTTCTAAAAAACAGATCTTACAGAACTTTTTCTAATGAAAGAATTAATAAGGGTGAACTTTTAATGATGGTTGAGAATGCTAGACTCTCTGCCAGTGCTAGAAACTCCCAAAATATTCGTTATGCTTTGGTAGAAAATGAAGAAACTTGTGATAAAATATTTTCTCTTACAAAATGGGCTGGACTTTTAGAGTGGAATCCATCTTTGGAAGAATCACCAGTGGCATATATTGTAATGTGTTTACCTAATGATAAAACTCTTAATATGAATTATAATTATTTTGATATGGGGCTTTCTGCTCAAAATATTTTACTTACTGCAGTATCTATGGGATATGGTGGTTGTATCCTTGGAGCTTTCAATAAAAAAGAAGTTCACGATTTATTAAATATTCCTGAAAATTATAATTGTGAGATTCTGATTGCTCTTGGTAAACCTTTGGAGATCTCAACTGTTGTTGACGCTGTTGAGGGAAATATTGATTATTATAGAGATGTTGAAAAACGTCATAACTATGTGCCAAAAATTCCTTTAAACGAATTAATATTTTAA
- a CDS encoding DUF4402 domain-containing protein, whose protein sequence is MVETDSTEIKFSKDENGNFQDTLEFNIKGNLVFYWDKEKSNSLKRVKLGKVREKLTRSSSVVEAIVDTLTVKEPLTIKVINHMDFGTIVVGSGANAKTPAEIEVGGSDGSFIQVTIPKTVDISNKSNGKLPVGLKFKDKTEEISGEEKFITETIKTEGKTDKIIIDGSVNTSGINEGVYEGKFTVRVRYI, encoded by the coding sequence GTGGTTGAAACAGATTCTACTGAGATTAAATTTTCAAAAGATGAAAATGGAAATTTTCAAGATACTCTGGAATTTAATATAAAAGGAAATTTGGTTTTTTATTGGGATAAAGAAAAAAGTAACAGTTTAAAAAGAGTTAAACTGGGGAAAGTCCGTGAAAAATTAACTAGAAGTAGTAGTGTTGTGGAAGCAATAGTGGACACTTTAACTGTGAAAGAGCCGCTAACAATCAAAGTAATAAATCATATGGATTTTGGAACTATTGTTGTAGGAAGTGGAGCAAATGCTAAAACACCTGCTGAAATAGAGGTAGGGGGAAGTGATGGAAGTTTTATACAAGTTACAATACCTAAAACAGTGGATATATCAAATAAATCAAATGGTAAACTTCCAGTTGGATTAAAATTTAAAGATAAAACAGAAGAAATATCTGGAGAAGAAAAATTTATAACAGAAACAATTAAAACAGAAGGAAAAACAGATAAAATTATAATTGATGGAAGCGTTAATACTTCAGGAATAAATGAAGGAGTTTATGAAGGGAAGTTTACAGTTAGGGTAAGATATATATGA
- a CDS encoding molecular chaperone, whose protein sequence is MKKLYIFLSLLFINMFAYGVNFAVAPTRFEIKIDKVVTNEVYIFNNTKKPLRIETYTESDNDFGSEYNLDSNIVVFPKIVSIKPGGRQTVRFRVKPGQNLKDGEYKSYIIFKEVPSEIKSYGENSSEEVLTSKVTILTELGISVYGSIGEEILKGRIENFKTSYENGILSIRFDGISEGNTSFKYQFVVEDENGDILSKGKCGIPTRNKKNQIGFGVKEVANAKGKSIKVKILDQKNNILKEEKVRIKK, encoded by the coding sequence TTGAAAAAATTATATATATTTTTAAGCTTATTATTTATAAATATGTTTGCGTATGGAGTTAATTTTGCAGTTGCTCCTACAAGATTTGAAATTAAAATTGATAAAGTTGTAACAAATGAAGTTTATATTTTTAACAACACAAAAAAACCTTTAAGAATAGAAACATATACAGAAAGTGATAATGATTTTGGAAGTGAATATAATTTAGATTCAAATATAGTAGTGTTTCCAAAAATAGTATCTATAAAACCTGGAGGAAGACAAACAGTAAGATTTAGAGTAAAACCAGGGCAAAATTTAAAAGATGGAGAATATAAAAGCTATATTATTTTTAAAGAAGTTCCATCAGAAATAAAATCTTATGGAGAAAATAGTTCTGAAGAAGTATTAACATCAAAAGTAACAATTCTGACAGAATTAGGAATAAGTGTGTATGGAAGTATTGGAGAAGAAATTCTTAAAGGAAGAATAGAAAATTTTAAAACTTCTTATGAAAATGGAATTTTATCAATAAGATTTGATGGAATATCTGAAGGAAATACTTCATTTAAATATCAATTTGTGGTAGAAGATGAAAATGGAGATATTTTAAGTAAAGGAAAATGTGGAATTCCTACAAGAAATAAAAAAAATCAAATAGGATTTGGTGTAAAAGAAGTTGCTAATGCTAAAGGAAAAAGTATAAAAGTAAAAATTTTAGACCAAAAGAATAATATATTAAAAGAAGAAAAAGTAAGAATAAAAAAATAA
- a CDS encoding DUF4402 domain-containing protein — protein MKKVLLLTGIMALSMATFAATTTTTTAKKFADAVEGVVNVKAKVVAPLQIVATHLDFGTMIQGEEITHESNVPLDILGTTGEKLLIEIKTSEEGEYVKYTGSLHKFNVILKTGTGATDNEKLTTKLSMFTAGAPGDDTTNGIYVLEAGNKKEFMIGGTATASATQKEGDYTGKLYIRAKYY, from the coding sequence ATTTGCTGCAACAACAACAACAACAACAGCAAAAAAATTTGCTGACGCAGTAGAAGGAGTAGTAAATGTAAAAGCTAAAGTAGTAGCTCCATTACAAATAGTAGCTACACATTTGGATTTTGGAACAATGATTCAAGGAGAAGAAATAACTCATGAATCTAATGTACCATTAGATATTTTAGGAACAACAGGTGAAAAATTACTTATAGAAATAAAAACTTCGGAAGAAGGAGAATATGTAAAGTATACAGGATCATTACATAAGTTTAATGTAATATTAAAAACAGGAACAGGAGCTACTGATAACGAAAAGCTTACAACAAAATTATCAATGTTTACAGCTGGAGCACCTGGAGATGATACTACAAATGGAATTTATGTTTTAGAAGCTGGAAACAAAAAAGAATTTATGATAGGTGGAACAGCTACAGCAAGTGCAACTCAAAAAGAGGGAGATTATACTGGAAAACTTTATATAAGAGCAAAATATTATTAA